AAACTCAAAATTACTACCTCTTTCAAGGTCTTGAATAAAACTTTTAATATCATTTAATCCAGCTTTTGTTTTTGAGTACTTTAAAAACCCACTTAAAGAAGTAACTGCATCATTTAGAGCAACTTCTTCTCCATCAAAAGATGAATTTGCTTTGAATTTTATGTCATTTATATATTGATTTAAAATATTTCTTTTTTCAAATTGTTCTTTTTGTGTTAATAATTTTTCTTCATTTTTTTGTTTTACTTCTAATACTGAAACAATAACTATCATCGAAATAATTGCAGAAATAAATACAAAGATTAAAGGAGTGTATATAAGATGTTTTTTTATGTCACCAAGAGTATAAAATTTTCTTTTTATAAACATTAGTAATAGACCTTAGCTAAATATAATCCATAAGGACTGGCTGGTGTTTTAAATATATGTTGTTCTTTTTTAAGTTGTTTTTCTAAGTCTTCACAGCTTAATTTACCATCAGATATTTTAAGAAGTATTCCAACCATAAGTCTAATTTGAGACCTTAAATAAGAGTTTGCACAAAAATTAAAAACATAAATATCTTTATATTTATAGAATTTTGTAGAAAAAACTTCTCTTACTGTATTATGCTTATCACTTCCTTTTTTATGGAAGTATTCAAAATCATGAACACCTTCAAAAAACTTTATTGCCTTTTTTATTTTTTCTTCATCTATATTTTTATGATAAGAGATATAATCAGCACTAAAAACTGTAGGTTTTTTTGTAGTTACTAAATATCTATAAACTCTTTTTTTAGCATGAAATCTTGAATGAAAATCTTCATTAACTTCTTGAATAGATTTTATGCAAATAGAAGAAGGTAGATGCTTATTAAGTACTTTTTTTAATTTTTTTAAATCAAGCCAAAAAGAAGGAATAATACAATTAAAAACTTGTCCTGTAGCATGAACATCTTTATCAGTTCTACCACTAAGAACAATTTTCGTATTAATATTTATTTCCTTGAAAGCTTTTAAAAGTGCATCTTCTACACTTAAACCATTGGGTTGGGTTTGGCTTCCTTGAAATTTTGTTCCATCATAGGATATTACAAATTTTGCATTCATTTTAATATTGTTGTTTTATTGTTTTTGTATATATAAAATATGTACTTATAATCCAAATTGTAGGTAAAATATATAATGAATTTAACAAAAATTTATCTGTTAAAACTTCTAAAAGAATATAAAAGATTACAACTGAAACCATTGCATAAGATACACTTTTATTCTTATCATATCGAGGATTATAATATCCAAAAGCAACAACTAAGAATAGAGACATTAAAGGGAAAAAAGAAGTCAAAATATAAAAAGAGAATTTATCTTTTTTCCCATTTGTAGTAAGCTCTTTTAACCAAAAGTTATAACTATTTAAAAAAAAGCCTTGAGTGTTTTTAGAAATAGAATCATTTATATCAAGTCTTTTATAATCAATTTGATTTAACTCTTCATTGTCAATTAAAAAAGATTTACCCTCATATAGTTTAAAGCTAAGTTCTCCTTGCTGATTTACAAGTTCTGCACTTTTTGAAATAACAAATTGATCTTTATTGTTTTCAGTTTTAAATAACTTCACTTCCTCATAAGTCTTATCATCTTTTGAATCAATGTATATTAGCCATTTTCCGAATTTTTGACCGAACTCTGAAGCTTTGATATTAAAATTTGCTTCTTTTTGTTTTTGGTCTAAAAATCTTTCATTTAAAAACTTTGCTTTTGGAATAAGTCCAACAGAAATAAACAATAAAGATATTGATAAGGCTATGGTTACGGGAAGAAATATCTTTAAAATTCTTAATGGATTTAAGCCAAAAGAAGTAATAACAATAAGTTCATATTCACTTGATAATTTTCCTAAAGTAATAACCAAAGAAACAAAAAAAGAAATAGGTAAAGTATAAAAAACAATTGTTGGAATAATATACATGTATAGTCTTAAAAGTTCTAAAACATTCATAGTAATAACTGATGTTAACGCAGCAATCTTAACTAAAAAAATAATTGATGTTATAAAATAAAGACCCAAAAATATAGGGAAAAATGTATGTGCAAATTGATTAAGTAAATAGTGTTTTAATTTCAAAAAATAACCTTTGTAATCTCAAAAAAATATTCAAATAAAAAGCCTAATGATAAAAATGGTATGAAAGGAATCTCTATCTCTTTATTTTTATACTTATAATATAAACTTGCTATTATAGCAAAAATTGAAGCAAAAAATATAGCAACAAAAGAACCCAAAGTTCCAATTACTATTGCAAAACTTGCTATTACTGGAATATCACCTTCTCCTAAAGCTTCTTGTGTTTTTAATGATTCATCTTTAAAAATCCTTGCTTTAATATTTTGAATATAAAAAGTCACTAAGAAATTTAATAAAACAAATCCTCCAGATAATAGACAAGCTGCTTTTAAAGCTTCAATAAAATTTTGTCTTGCTATAAAAAAAGCTACAAAAAAGATTAGTATTAATAAATAATCTGGAACAGCTTTATACTTTAAATCAATAAAAGATAAAACAATTAATATATAAAAAAATATAGAGGTTAAAAATAACTCCAAAGAAAAGCCAAACTTTATAAAAAGAGCCAAAGTTATAAATGCTGATAAAATTTCTACAATAAAATATTGAAAAGAGATTTTTTCATTGCAGCAAGAGCTTTTAGCTTTTAAAATTAAAAAAGAAAAAATAGGAATATTATTATACCAAGAAATCTTTTCATTGCAGTTTGGGCATTTACTTCTTGTGAGTATTGACTCACTTTTAGGAAGTCTTAGAATAAGTACATTTAAAAAAGAGCCAAAAATAGCTCCAATTATAAAACTAAATAGCTCCAAATCTTCGTTCTCTATTTACAAAATCACTTATCATATCATCTAGTTCAGATGTTGTAAACTCTGGCCAATAAGTATTAGTAAAAAAAAGTTCAGCATATGCATTTTGCCAAAGTAAATAATTAGATAATCTTATTTCACCACTTGTTCGAATTAACATATCCACAGCAGGAATACCTGCTGTATCAAGACAAGATTCAAAGTTCTCTTTTGTAACTTCTAAATTTTGTTCATTTAATTTATGGATTGCCCTTAAAATTTCATCTTGTGAGCCATAATTTAATGCTAATATTTGTGTAAGATTTTTTCCATTTGCTGTTTTTTCTTCCGTTTCCTTAATTATTTTTTGTAAAGAATTAGAAAACTTTGATAAATCTCCGATTGCTTTAAAACGAATAGAATTAGCTAAATAAACTTCAAGCTCACTTTTTAAATACTTCTCTAAAAGCTTCATTAAAAATTCAACTTCTAGTTTTGGTCTAGCCCAGTTTTCAGTAGAAAAAGCATAAAGAGTTAGATACTTTAATCCAAGCTTTGAACAATGTTTTGTTATTCTTCTAACTGTTTTAGCGCCTTCCTCATGACCAGCTGTTCTTTTTAAGCCTTTTTCTTTTGCCCATCTTCCATTACCATCCATTATCATTGCGATATGAACAGGGTTTTGTTTTTTCTTTTCATTCATAGGCAAACTTTTGGGCTAATTTTTCTATTATTTCAAAAGAGATTTCATCTTTTTGACCTTCAAAAGAAAAGCTTTCATCATTAAAAATAAGTTCTATTGCATTATCATTTGTTCCAAAAGAGTTTTTATCTTTTAAAATATTTAAACAAACTGCATCAAGATTTTTCTTTTGAAGCATTTTTGTTGCATTATCATTTGCAACAACCTCATCCATTTCTGCTTTAAAACCTATTGAAATTAAGCCTTCTTTATCTAATGAATTTAAAATATCAATATTTTGTTTTAGCTTTAGATTCCAAGTTTGCCCTTTCATCTCTTTTTTTATTTTTCCTGAAAAGTTTTCCTCTGGAACATAATCACTAACTGCTGCAACCATAAAAAGATAAGGTTTTTTCTCTTCTTTTTTAGCCTTTTTTGTTAAGATATTTAAATCCTCATACATTGCAAATGTGCTTTGAACACTTATTGTATTAATCTCTTCTATAAGATTTTCATGCCCTCGTGTACTAACTAAAGAAACATTAGCACCTTTAATATATAAAGCAAGGGCTAAAGAAGAAGCCATTTTACCTGATGAATAGTTTGAGATAAATCTTACATCATCAATCTTTTCAACTGTTCCTCCACCACTTAAAATAGCACTTCTTTTTTCCCAATATTTTTCTTTTAAAAGTTCTCTTGCTGTTTTATAAAAAATAGTTTCAGGTTCTGCTAAAGCTCCATTTCCTACATCTTTGCAGGCTAATTCTTTAACTTGTGAATTAATTACTTCAAAGCCTGATTTTTTTAACTTTTTTATGCTTTTTACTGTGATTTTATTTTCAATCATATTTGTATTAGCTGCTGGTGCTATTACTTTTGTACCCTTATAAGCTAAAACTGTTTGTGTTAATAAATTATCAGCAATTCCATTTGCTAATTTATTTATTGTATTTGCACTACAAGGTGCAATAACTAAAATATCAGCCCATTTTCCAATATCAATATGATTATAATCTTGATTTTTTTCCCATGACTCAGAAGACTCATCTAGAACCTTATTTTGAGAAATTGCTTCAAAAGATAGTTTTGTTACAAATCTTTGTGAAGCCTCAGTCATAAGAACTTTTACATTCGCTCCTGCTTTTACATAAAGTCTTGTTAACTCTAATGCTTTATAAGCTGCGATTGAACCAGTAATACAAAGTAGAATATTTTTGTTTTTTAAAAGCATAATCTTACTTCTTATCCTGAAAATGTTTATAAAAGTATCCTTCTACAACTCTTTTTTTAGCTCTTGTTGTATAAAGTTGTCCTTTTTTTAAATCACTCGTTACAGTACTTCCTGCACCAATAAGAACATCGTCTTCTACTGTAATTGGAGCAACAAATTGTGTATCACTTCCTACAAATACATTTTTACCAATAATAGTTTTGTACTTATTGATTCCATCATAATTACAAGTAATTGTTCCACAACCAATATTTGTACCTTCATCAATTTCACAATCACCAAGGTATGTTAAGTGTCCAGCTTTTACACCAGTTAATTTTGCTTTTTTTGTTTCTACAAAGTTTCCAATGTGAGTTGAATCAAGTTCAGATCCTGGCCTGATTCTTGCCATTGGTCCAGCATCTGAATCTACTAAAATAGAATCTTCTATTACTGTGTTTGTTTTAATATGAGAGTTTATGATTTTAGTATTTCCTAAAAGTGTAACACCATTTTCTAAAATAGATTCACCTTCAATTTGAACACCCTCTTCTATATAAATTGTGTCAGGTAGTCTCATAATTACACCTTCAGTCATAAAAGCTTTTTTGATTCTATTTTGATGAATTACTTCTGCTTGGGCTAATTCTACTTTTGAATTAACGCCTTTAAAGTTCTCTTCACTAACTATAATTGGCTTTAATACCTTTTTTTGCAAGATTGCCATTTCTATTAAATCAGTTATATAATACTCTTTTTGAGCATTATCATTTGAAAGTTTTGGTAGATTTTCTAATAAAAACTTTGTGTCAAATTGATAAATTCCTGCATTTGCTGTTGTAATTTTAAGTTCATCTTCGCTTGCATCTTTTTGTTCAACTATTTTTTGAACATTCCCATTTTCAATTACAACCCTACCATATCCAGAAGCATCTTCTAATTTAAGTACAGACATAACAATAGTTGCATTTATATCAAATTTTTTTAATTCAACTGCTTGAATTAAAGGCATGTCTGCATTTAAAACTAAAGTTTTTTCATACTTAGGAGTTATATTCATAACTGCCCCACCTGTACCTGGATAATTTTCATGGTCTTGTATTACAAAATTAATATTTGTAAAATATTTTTCCATTTCTTCTTGTACAAGTTTTGCTTGATGATAAAGAACAACAGTTACATCATTACTGACTTTTAAAGCCTCTTTTATAGAATAATATAACATTGGCTTTCCAGAGATTTTATGTAAAACCTTTGGTGTTGTTGACTTCATTCTAGTACCAGCACCTGCTGCTAAGATTATAATTGACTTACTTGACATTTAATATTATCCCTCTAATGCTTCATTTATTTCTTTTTTTAGATTATCCACCACTTCTTGTAAAGCTTTTT
The Arcobacter sp. CECT 8983 genome window above contains:
- the truA gene encoding tRNA pseudouridine(38-40) synthase TruA, with product MNAKFVISYDGTKFQGSQTQPNGLSVEDALLKAFKEININTKIVLSGRTDKDVHATGQVFNCIIPSFWLDLKKLKKVLNKHLPSSICIKSIQEVNEDFHSRFHAKKRVYRYLVTTKKPTVFSADYISYHKNIDEEKIKKAIKFFEGVHDFEYFHKKGSDKHNTVREVFSTKFYKYKDIYVFNFCANSYLRSQIRLMVGILLKISDGKLSCEDLEKQLKKEQHIFKTPASPYGLYLAKVYY
- a CDS encoding LptF/LptG family permease — its product is MKLKHYLLNQFAHTFFPIFLGLYFITSIIFLVKIAALTSVITMNVLELLRLYMYIIPTIVFYTLPISFFVSLVITLGKLSSEYELIVITSFGLNPLRILKIFLPVTIALSISLLFISVGLIPKAKFLNERFLDQKQKEANFNIKASEFGQKFGKWLIYIDSKDDKTYEEVKLFKTENNKDQFVISKSAELVNQQGELSFKLYEGKSFLIDNEELNQIDYKRLDINDSISKNTQGFFLNSYNFWLKELTTNGKKDKFSFYILTSFFPLMSLFLVVAFGYYNPRYDKNKSVSYAMVSVVIFYILLEVLTDKFLLNSLYILPTIWIISTYFIYTKTIKQQY
- a CDS encoding A24 family peptidase, with amino-acid sequence MELFSFIIGAIFGSFLNVLILRLPKSESILTRSKCPNCNEKISWYNNIPIFSFLILKAKSSCCNEKISFQYFIVEILSAFITLALFIKFGFSLELFLTSIFFYILIVLSFIDLKYKAVPDYLLILIFFVAFFIARQNFIEALKAACLLSGGFVLLNFLVTFYIQNIKARIFKDESLKTQEALGEGDIPVIASFAIVIGTLGSFVAIFFASIFAIIASLYYKYKNKEIEIPFIPFLSLGFLFEYFFEITKVIF
- a CDS encoding di-trans,poly-cis-decaprenylcistransferase, whose protein sequence is MNEKKKQNPVHIAMIMDGNGRWAKEKGLKRTAGHEEGAKTVRRITKHCSKLGLKYLTLYAFSTENWARPKLEVEFLMKLLEKYLKSELEVYLANSIRFKAIGDLSKFSNSLQKIIKETEEKTANGKNLTQILALNYGSQDEILRAIHKLNEQNLEVTKENFESCLDTAGIPAVDMLIRTSGEIRLSNYLLWQNAYAELFFTNTYWPEFTTSELDDMISDFVNRERRFGAI
- the coaBC gene encoding bifunctional phosphopantothenoylcysteine decarboxylase/phosphopantothenate--cysteine ligase CoaBC, yielding MLLKNKNILLCITGSIAAYKALELTRLYVKAGANVKVLMTEASQRFVTKLSFEAISQNKVLDESSESWEKNQDYNHIDIGKWADILVIAPCSANTINKLANGIADNLLTQTVLAYKGTKVIAPAANTNMIENKITVKSIKKLKKSGFEVINSQVKELACKDVGNGALAEPETIFYKTARELLKEKYWEKRSAILSGGGTVEKIDDVRFISNYSSGKMASSLALALYIKGANVSLVSTRGHENLIEEINTISVQSTFAMYEDLNILTKKAKKEEKKPYLFMVAAVSDYVPEENFSGKIKKEMKGQTWNLKLKQNIDILNSLDKEGLISIGFKAEMDEVVANDNATKMLQKKNLDAVCLNILKDKNSFGTNDNAIELIFNDESFSFEGQKDEISFEIIEKLAQKFAYE
- the glmU gene encoding bifunctional UDP-N-acetylglucosamine diphosphorylase/glucosamine-1-phosphate N-acetyltransferase GlmU, which codes for MSSKSIIILAAGAGTRMKSTTPKVLHKISGKPMLYYSIKEALKVSNDVTVVLYHQAKLVQEEMEKYFTNINFVIQDHENYPGTGGAVMNITPKYEKTLVLNADMPLIQAVELKKFDINATIVMSVLKLEDASGYGRVVIENGNVQKIVEQKDASEDELKITTANAGIYQFDTKFLLENLPKLSNDNAQKEYYITDLIEMAILQKKVLKPIIVSEENFKGVNSKVELAQAEVIHQNRIKKAFMTEGVIMRLPDTIYIEEGVQIEGESILENGVTLLGNTKIINSHIKTNTVIEDSILVDSDAGPMARIRPGSELDSTHIGNFVETKKAKLTGVKAGHLTYLGDCEIDEGTNIGCGTITCNYDGINKYKTIIGKNVFVGSDTQFVAPITVEDDVLIGAGSTVTSDLKKGQLYTTRAKKRVVEGYFYKHFQDKK